One window of Oncorhynchus masou masou isolate Uvic2021 chromosome 33, UVic_Omas_1.1, whole genome shotgun sequence genomic DNA carries:
- the LOC135528303 gene encoding tubulin alpha-8 chain-like isoform X2, giving the protein MYRQLYHPEQLISGKEDAANNYARGHYTVGKEIIDGVLERVRKMTDQCTGLQGFLIFHSFGGGTGSGFTSLLMERLSVDYGKKSKLEFAIYPAPQVSTAVVEPYNSILTTHTTLDHSDCAFMVDNEAIYDICRRNLDVERPSYTNLNRLIGQIVSSITASLRFDGALNVDLTEFQTNLVPFPRIHFPLVTYAPIISAEKAYHEQLTISEITTACFEPANQMVKCDPRHGMYIACCMLYRGDVVPKDVNAAIQNIKTKRSIQFVDWCPTGFKVGINYQPPTAVPGGDLAKVQRAVCMLSNTTAIAEAWARLDHKFDLMYAKRAFVHWYVGEGMEEGEFSEAREDMACLEKDYEELGRTSTESDDDEAGEEY; this is encoded by the exons ATGTACAGGCAGCTCTACCATCCTGAGCAGCTCATCTCTGGAAAGGAGGATGCAGCCAATAACTATGCCCGTGGACACTACACCGTGGGTAAGGAGATCATTGACGGGGTTCTGGAGCGTGTCCGTAAAATG ACTGACCAGTGCACAGGGCTACAAGGATTCCTCATCTTCCACAGCTTCGGAGGAGGCACTGGCTCTGGTTTCACCTCTCTGCTGATGGAGCGCCTGTCTGTTGACTACGGTAAGAAGTCCAAGCTGGAGTTTGCCATCTACCCAGCTCCCCAAGTGTCCACAGCTGTGGTAGAGCCATATAATTCCATTCTGACCACCCACACCACCCTGGATCACTCTGACTGTGCCTTCATGGTGGACAATGAGGCCATCTACGACATCTGTCGCCGCAACCTTGATGTTGAGCGCCCATCCTACACCAACCTCAACAGATTGATCGGTCAGATCGTTTCCTCCATCACTGCCTCCCTACGCTTTGATGGTGCCTTGAATGTTGACCTCACAGAGTTCCAGACCAATTTAGTCCCATTCCCCCGCATTCATTTCCCCCTGGTCACCTACGCGCCCATTATCTCCGCTGAGAAGGCCTACCATGAGCAGCTAACCATCTCTGAGATCACCACTGCCTGCTTCGAGCCAGCCAATCAGATGGTCAAGTGTGACCCTCGCCATGGCATGTACATAGCCTGCTGTATGCTGTACCGTGGCGATGTGGTGCCCAAAGATGTGAACGCTGCCATTCAAAATATCAAGACCAAACGTTCCATCCAGTTTGTGGATTGGTGCCCCACCGGTTTCAAG GTTGGGATCAACTATCAGCCCCCGACTGCCGTACCTGGAGGTGATCTAGCTAAAGTCCAGAGGGCTGTGTGCATGCTGAGCAACACCACTGCCATTGCTGAAGCCTGGGCCCGTTTGGACCACAAGTTTGACCTCATGTATGCCAAACGTGCCTTTGTGCACTGGTATGTAGGTGAGGGCATGGAGGAGGGAGAGTTCTCTGAGGCCAGAGAAGACATGGCTTGCCTGGAGAAGGATTATGAAGAGCTGGGCAGAACAAGCACAGAATCTGATGATGATGAAGCGGGTGAGGAATATTAA
- the LOC135528303 gene encoding tubulin alpha-8 chain-like isoform X1 — MRECISIHVGQAGVQTGNACWELFCLEHGVGPDGVFNEEDQGPNSRTDPFNTFFNTGSSGRHVPRAIFVDLEPTVVDEVRTGMYRQLYHPEQLISGKEDAANNYARGHYTVGKEIIDGVLERVRKMTDQCTGLQGFLIFHSFGGGTGSGFTSLLMERLSVDYGKKSKLEFAIYPAPQVSTAVVEPYNSILTTHTTLDHSDCAFMVDNEAIYDICRRNLDVERPSYTNLNRLIGQIVSSITASLRFDGALNVDLTEFQTNLVPFPRIHFPLVTYAPIISAEKAYHEQLTISEITTACFEPANQMVKCDPRHGMYIACCMLYRGDVVPKDVNAAIQNIKTKRSIQFVDWCPTGFKVGINYQPPTAVPGGDLAKVQRAVCMLSNTTAIAEAWARLDHKFDLMYAKRAFVHWYVGEGMEEGEFSEAREDMACLEKDYEELGRTSTESDDDEAGEEY, encoded by the exons ATG AGAGAGTGTATCTCCATCCACGTGGGCCAGGCGGGAGTTCAGACTGGCAATGCATGCTGGGAACTCTTCTGCTTGGAACACGGTGTGGGGCCAGACGGGGTGTTCAATGAAGAGGACCAGGGGCCTAATTCACGGACTGACCCCTTCAACACCTTTTTTAACACAGGAAGTTCTGGCCGCCATGTTCCCAGGGCCATATTTGTGGACCTGGAGCCAACAGTGGTCG ATGAGGTCAGGACGGGAATGTACAGGCAGCTCTACCATCCTGAGCAGCTCATCTCTGGAAAGGAGGATGCAGCCAATAACTATGCCCGTGGACACTACACCGTGGGTAAGGAGATCATTGACGGGGTTCTGGAGCGTGTCCGTAAAATG ACTGACCAGTGCACAGGGCTACAAGGATTCCTCATCTTCCACAGCTTCGGAGGAGGCACTGGCTCTGGTTTCACCTCTCTGCTGATGGAGCGCCTGTCTGTTGACTACGGTAAGAAGTCCAAGCTGGAGTTTGCCATCTACCCAGCTCCCCAAGTGTCCACAGCTGTGGTAGAGCCATATAATTCCATTCTGACCACCCACACCACCCTGGATCACTCTGACTGTGCCTTCATGGTGGACAATGAGGCCATCTACGACATCTGTCGCCGCAACCTTGATGTTGAGCGCCCATCCTACACCAACCTCAACAGATTGATCGGTCAGATCGTTTCCTCCATCACTGCCTCCCTACGCTTTGATGGTGCCTTGAATGTTGACCTCACAGAGTTCCAGACCAATTTAGTCCCATTCCCCCGCATTCATTTCCCCCTGGTCACCTACGCGCCCATTATCTCCGCTGAGAAGGCCTACCATGAGCAGCTAACCATCTCTGAGATCACCACTGCCTGCTTCGAGCCAGCCAATCAGATGGTCAAGTGTGACCCTCGCCATGGCATGTACATAGCCTGCTGTATGCTGTACCGTGGCGATGTGGTGCCCAAAGATGTGAACGCTGCCATTCAAAATATCAAGACCAAACGTTCCATCCAGTTTGTGGATTGGTGCCCCACCGGTTTCAAG GTTGGGATCAACTATCAGCCCCCGACTGCCGTACCTGGAGGTGATCTAGCTAAAGTCCAGAGGGCTGTGTGCATGCTGAGCAACACCACTGCCATTGCTGAAGCCTGGGCCCGTTTGGACCACAAGTTTGACCTCATGTATGCCAAACGTGCCTTTGTGCACTGGTATGTAGGTGAGGGCATGGAGGAGGGAGAGTTCTCTGAGGCCAGAGAAGACATGGCTTGCCTGGAGAAGGATTATGAAGAGCTGGGCAGAACAAGCACAGAATCTGATGATGATGAAGCGGGTGAGGAATATTAA